The Brassica oleracea var. oleracea cultivar TO1000 chromosome C6, BOL, whole genome shotgun sequence genome includes a region encoding these proteins:
- the LOC106300640 gene encoding uncharacterized protein LOC106300640: MDPSLSAPNDPHHSPPFTAYPNPFAVHHHPFYSNPVNSSAVAPPSSSNNNNNNQFYQPQPQPHPTWVHPPYSEMICCAIAALNEADGSSKQAISRYIERTYTGIPTAHGALMTHHLKSLKNSGVLVMVKKSYKLAAASSVAAAEPPRSDFTSNYSVNQTQPLPDLAPTSTQKRGRGRPPKAKPDAHTNGLPVSPPQAQPQSVVKRPPGRPRKDGALPTVKTPAVSGGVETAKRRGRPPSGRAAGRERKPAVVSAPASVIPYVPNGGVRRRGRPKRVDAGASSAALPSPPPPKADGGGSVVVAKRGRGRPPKIGGVMRKPMKPKRGGGYVRTGRPLGRPRKNAAAKGASRQQDIGFGELQKKFELFQEKAKEIVNVLKAEVGGSGNHAVVQAIQALEELTVTTTEEPQHMEEVQPDEQHHGNEQEPEGHGQGQALTEAEAMQEALF; encoded by the exons ATGGATCCTTCTCTCTCTGCACCGAACGATCCTCACCATTCTCCACCGTTCACCGCTTACCCAAACCCCTTCGCCGTTCACCATCACCCCTTCTACAGCAACCCCGTTAACTCCTCCGCCGTCGCGCCGCCTAGCAGCAGCAACAACAACAACAACAACCAGTTCTATCAGCCGCAGCCGCAGCCGCATCCGACATGGGTTCACCCTCCCTACTCCGAA ATGATTTGCTGTGCGATTGCTGCGTTGAACGAAGCGGACGGGTCGAGCAAGCAAGCGATATCGAGGTACATCGAGAGAACTTACACGGGGATACCTACTGCTCACGGAGCTTTGATGACTCACCATCTCAAGTCTCTCAAGAACAGTGGCGTTCTTGTGATGGTGAAGAAGTCCTACAAACTAGCAGCTGCGAGTAGCGTGGCTGCTGCTGAACCTCCCAGATCTGACTTCACAAGCAACTATTCAGTCAACCAGACGCAACCGCTGCCAGATCTTGCTCCCACGTCTACTCAGAAGCGTGGTCGTGGTCGACCTCCTAAGGCGAAACCAGATGCTCATACCAACGGATTACCTGTTTCGCCACCGCAGGCTCAACCGCAGTCGGTGGTTAAGAGACCACCGGGTCGTCCTAGGAAAGATGGAGCTTTGCCGACAGTGAAGACTCCTGCTGTTTCCGGCGGTGTTGAAACTGCGAAACGAAGAGGTCGGCCTCCGAGCGGAAGAGCTGCCGGGAGAGAGAGGAAGCCAGCTGTTGTCTCGGCTCCGGCTTCGGTGATCCCGTACGTTCCTAACGGTGGTGTCAGACGCAGAGGAAGACCAAAGAGAGTTGACGCTGGTGCTTCTTCTGCTGCGCTGCCATCGCCACCTCCACCTAAAGCAGATGGTGGAGGATCAGTCGTGGTTGCGAAGAGAGGAAGAGGACGGCCTCCTAAGATCGGAGGTGTGATGAGGAAGCCTATGAAGCCCAAGAGAGGAGGAGGCTATGTTCGTACTGGACGACCCCTTGGAAGACCCAGAAAG AATGCTGCGGCAAAGGGAGCTTCCAGACAACAAGATATTGGCTTTGGTGAACTCCAGAAGAAGTTTGAGTTGTTT CAAGAGAAAGCTAAGGAAATTGTTAATGTGTTGAAAGCCGAGGTCGGAGGAAGTGGAAATCATGCAGTGGTTCAAGCTATACAGGCTCTGGAAGAGCTAACAGTTACCACTACGGAGGAGCCACAGCACATGGAAGAAGTGCAGCCAGATGAACAACACCATGGAAATGAACAAGAGCCTGAGGGACACGGACAAGGGCAGGCGCTGACAGAAGCAGAAGCAATGCAAGAAGCGCTGTTCTGA
- the LOC106299184 gene encoding receptor for activated C kinase 1B has protein sequence MAEGLVLKGTMCAHTDMVTAIATPIDNSDTIVTSSRDKSIILWKLNKDDKSYGVAQRRLTGHSHFVEDVALSSDGQFALSGSWDGELRLWDLATGVSTRRFVGHTKDVLSVAFSTDNRQIVSASRDGTIKLWNTLGECKYTIGSDQGGDGHKQWVSCVRFSPNTLVPTIVSASWDQTVKVWNLQNCKLRNTLAGHSGYLNTVAVSPDGSLCASGGKDGAILLWDLAEGKKLYSLEAGAIIHSLCFSPNRYWLCAATENSIRIWDLESKSVVEDLKVDLKAEAEMSDASVGTGNKTKVIYCTSLNWSADGSTLFSGYTDGVIRVWGLGRF, from the exons ATGGCTGAGGGACTCGTCTTGAAAGGCACAATGTGCGCCCACACCGACATGGTCACCGCCATCGCCACCCCGATCGACAACTCCGACACTATCGTCACATCCTCTCGCGACAAGTCCATCATCCTCTGGAAACTCAACAAGGACGACAAGTCCTACGGCGTAGCTCAGCGCCGCCTCACCGGCCACTCCCACTTCGTCGAGGACGTCGCTCTATCCTCCGACGGACAGTTCGCCCTCTCCGGAAGCTGGGACGGTGAGCTTCGTCTCTGGGATCTCGCCACCGGAGTCTCCACTCGACGTTTCGTGGGACACACGAAAGACGTTCTCTCCGTGGCTTTCTCCACTGATAACCGTCAGATTGTGTCGGCTTCTCGTGACGGTACGATCAAGCTTTGGAACACGCTTGGAGAATGCAAGTACACGATCGGGTCCGATCAAGGAGGTGATGGACACAAGCAGTGGGTTAGCTGTGTTAGGTTTAGCCCTAACACTCTTGTCCCCACCATTGTGTCTGCTTCTTGGGATCAGACAGTGAAGGTGTGGAATCTTCAGAACTGTAAGCTTAGGAACACTCTCGCTGGTCACTCTGGTTACCTGAACACTGTGGCTGTGTCGCCTGATGGTTCGTTGTGTGCTAGTGGTGGGAAAGACGGTGCGATCTTGCTTTGGGATTTGGCTGAAGGGAAGAAGCTTTACTCTCTTGAGGCGGGAGCGATTATTCACTCTCTTTGCTTCAGTCCCAACAGGTACTGGTTGTGTGCAGCGACGGAGAATAGTATTAGGATATGGGATCTTGAGAGCAAGAGTGTTGTTGAGGATTTGAAGGTTGATCTCAAGGCTGAGGCTGAGATGTCTGATGCATCTGTTGGAACCGGTAACAAGACAAAG GTGATCTATTGCACAAGCTTGAATTGGAGTGCTGATGGAAGCACATTGTTCAGTGGATACACTGATGGAGTCATCAGAGTTTGGGGTCTTGGTCGTTTTTAG
- the LOC106298274 gene encoding peroxisome biogenesis protein 3-2, which produces MDFVRGFWSKHRRKVFVTAGCLGSGYFLYKLYNSHTRRLADLQRQLANDREHDENIKAQMKAHFENIQMIVDSTTLPHAMRCLSISIREEIDVSSVMERLNRGKGVLSQSEKLHLWDQLKILSFTRMVLSLWSVTMLSLYIRVQVNILGRHLYVDTARALDTSSHLLEELDLIDRDDEQKFLSSADFLVTNAMPGLILNMQTAVSEVLKGMQLKDVITTRVLQETLLRIVDVFMSSGSPHHWVDYLMMPQDTKLSRTTSGETVSKFNQLMVETRQVLISTEFTDIVEISLKCFTDALVEEMETQSVAGGLATGMPLAKMLPQIEKTIPVIIAEPGKNQFLQLIRDMSEVQVFFTLLYASMPQ; this is translated from the exons ATGGATTTCGTCAG GGGCTTTTGGAGTAAGCATAGAAGAAAGGTTTTCGTCACGGCTGGTTGTTTGGGAAGTGGGTACTTTCTCTACAAACTATACAACTCGCATACTCGTAGGCTTGCGGATTTGCAACGACAACTCGCTAACGACCGTGAACATGACGAAAACATCAAAGCTCA AATGAAAGCCCATTTCGAGAACATTCAGATGATAGTGGACTCCACCACACTGCCTCACGCGATGCGGTGCTTGAGTATCTCTATAAGGGAAGAGATTGATGTCTCTAGCGTTATGGAGAGACTGAACAGAGGGAAAGGGGTGTTGAGTCAGTCTGAGAAGCTTCACCTCTGGGACCAGCTCAAGATTTTGA GTTTCACTAGGATGGTTTTGTCTCTGTGGTCCGTGACGATGCTTAGCTTGTACATCAGGGTTCAAGTCAACATTTTAGGCAGACATTTGTATGTTGACACCGCTCGAGCTCTTGACACCTCCTCCCATTTACTT GAAGAGCTAGATCTCATTGATAGAGATGATGAACAAAAGTTCTTATCAAGTGCCGATTTTCTTGTGACCAATGCAATGCCGGGTTTGATTTTAAATATGCAAACTGCTGTCAGCGAAGTTCTTAAAGG AATGCAGTTAAAGGATGTAATAACAACAAGAGTTCTTCAAGAAACCCTGTTACGGATTGTGGATGTGTTCATGAGCAGTGGAAGTCCACATCACTGGGTTGATTATCTAATGATGCCTCAAGACACAAAGCTTTCAAGAACCACAAGTGGTGAAACTGTGAGCAAGTTTAATCAACTTATGGTCGAAACGCGGCAAGTACTAATCAG CACTGAGTTCACAGATATAGTCGAGATTTCGCTCAAGTGTTTCACGGATGCGCTTGTAGAGGAAATGGAAACGCAGAGTGTAGCCGGTGGTTTGGCTACGGGGATGCCATTGGCAAAGATGTTACCACAGATTGAGAAGACAATACCTGTGATTATAGCTGAACCTGGCAAGAATCAGTTCTTACAACTCATCAGAGATATGTCTGAAGTTCAAGTCTTTTTTACTCTCTTATATGCTAGTATGCCGCAGTAG